CTTTCCCGGGCCAGGTTCGACGAGCTGACCGCCGATCTGATCGAGATGACCATGGGGCCCACCCGGCAGGCGATGCAGGACGCCGGCCTGGAGCCCAAACAGATCGACAAGATCCTGCTGGTCGGCGGCGCGACACGCATGCCGTCCGTGCAGGAAGCGGTGAAAAAGTTTTTCGGCAAGGAGCCGCACAAGGGCATCAACCCGGACGAGTGCGTGGCCATCGGCGCGGCCATCCAGGCCGGCGTGCTGACCGGGGAAGTCAAGGACGTGGTGCTCCTGGACGTGACCCCGCTCTCGCTGGGTATCGAGACCCTGGGCGGCGTGTTCACCAGAATCATCGAACGCAACACGACTATCCCGACCGCGAGGAGCCAGACCTTCACCACGGCGGCCGACAACCAGCCGTCGGTGGAGATCCACGTCCTCCAGGGCGAGCGCCAGATGGCCGCCGGCAACAAGACGCTCGGCCGGTTCAACCTGGTGGGGATTCCCCCGGCGCCCCGGGGCATCCCCCAGATCGAGGTCACCTTCGACATCGACGTGAACGGCATCGTCAGCGTATCGGCGAAGGACCTGGGCACCGGGAAATCTCAGAGCATCACCATCACCGGGTCCACCGGCTTGTCCAGCGCCGAGATCGACCGTCTGGTCAAGGAAGCGGAACAGTTCGCCGAGGACGACCGGAAGCGGCGGGAAGAGGTCGAGATCCGCAACAACGCCGACGCCCTGGTCTACCAGTCCGAGAAGACCCTCAAGGAACACCGCGACCAGGCCGACCCGGCTCAGGTTTCCGAGTTGGAGCAGGCCGTCGGGCGGCTGAAGCAGGCTCTCGAGGGTCAGGACACCGAGCGCATCAAGCGGGAGGCCGAAAACCTCACCGGGCCGCTGCACGCTTTCACCGCGGCCATGTACCAAAAGCAGGCGCAGCAGCAGGAGGCCGGTCCGGAGCCGGAAGCCGGAAAGGACAAAGAGGACAAGGACAAAACGGTGGACGCCGACTATGAAGTAAAGTAGAATGAAGCAGGGGAAAATCTCCTGCTGAATTCTGCCGTGGTGGGGTCAAGGAATGAGCAAGCCGCAGAGCCCAGCTCAGGGCAGAGCCCAACTCAGGGGTGGGTGGATAAACTCCAGACGCTGAATTTCTGCCGTGGTGAGGTCGGGGAATGAGCAAGCGAGACTACTACGAGGTACTGGGAGTGGCGCGGGACGCCTCCCAGGATGACATAAAGAAAGCCTACCGCAAACTGGCGCGTAAATACCATCCGGACGCGAACAAGGAAGACCCGCAGGCGGCCGACAAGTTCAAAGAAATCGCCGAGGCGGCGGCGGTACTGGGCGACCCCGAACGGCGCGCCCAGTACGACCGTTTCGGTCACGCCGGTCCCGAGGGGCAGGGCTTTAATTTTGAAGATATTTTTCGTGGCGGTTTCGGCGGTTTCGGCGGATTCGGGGACATTTTCGAGATGTTCTTCGGCGAACGCCAGCCGCGGTACGGTCCCCAGCGGGGGCAGGACCTGCGCTACGACCTGCGTTTGGCCTTCCGGGAAGCGGTTTTCGGCGCCGAGCGCGAGATCAGGATCCCCCGGACCGAGGCTTGCGAGCGCTGCGACGGTTCCGGGGCCGCGCCGGGCACGCACCCCCGGACCTGCCCGCTGTGCCGGGGGCAGGGCCAGGTCAGTGTGAGCCAGCAGACGCCGTTCGGGCGTTTCGTGCAGACCCGCCCCTGTGAACGTTGCCGCGGGGCGGGGCGGATCGTCGAGACGCCCTGCCCGGAATGCCGCGGCGCCGGACAGGTGCGGCAAATGCGCTCTCTGAAGGTGAAAGTGCCGGCCGGGGTGGACGGTGATTTCCGCCTGCGCCTGGTCGGGGAGGGCGAGGCCGGGGCACGGGGCGGCCCGCCCGGGGACCTTTACGTGTACATCCACGTGGACGCCGACGAGTTCTTTGAGCGTGAGGGCCACCAGATTCACTGCGAGCTGCCGGTATCCTTCGTGCAGGCCGCCCTGGGCGACGAGGTGGAGGTGCCCACCCTGGACGGCCCGACCACGATCCGCATTCCGGAAGGGACGCAGACCGGCACCGTTTTCCGGCTTCGCGGCCGCGGTGTCCCCCACCTGAACGGGGGCGGCCGGGGGGACCAGATGGTCCGGGTGCGGGTGATCACGCCGACCAGGCTCAACGACAAGCAAAAGGACATCTTGCGGGAGTTCGGCCGGGATGCGGGCAGCAAACTGCACGCTGAAGAAAAGGGCTTCTTTAAGAAGATCAAAGACGCCTTCATGGGCTAATGGGTCACAGGCCCCTTTTTCTGGGTCCTTGGTTGCCTAGTTCTGGCTCCTGAATTCTGAATACTGGCTCCTGAGTTCCAAATCCTCTGTTCCCGGGGAGGCAGGCCGTTTTGTTCTGGCTTGAAATCGAGGTGACCGTGGCCGACGAGCACCGGGATGCGGTCAGTAACGTCTTCTTTGAGCTGGGGAGCGGGGTCCAGGAAGAACCCGCTTCCATTCATTCCGGGGCGGCTGTGATCCGGGGCTGGTTTCCGGTGGGCGACCGGCAGCTGCAACAGAAGGTGGTGCTGCTTCGCCGGCGGGTTGAAGCGATCACCGGGCCGCCGGCGCGGATGGAGGTCCGCCGGGCCAGCGACCGGGACTGGGCGACAGCTTGGCGGGAAGGCCTGAAACCATTCCGGGTCGGGGAACGCCTGGTGGTCAAGCCCACCTGGGAGGAGTGGGAGCCCGGTCCCGAAGACCTGGTAATTGAAATCGACCCCGGTTTGGCCTTCGGCTGCGGCACCCACCCGACCACGGCGATGTGCCTGAAGCTTTTGGAACGCTATGTGCGGCCGGGGATGGTCGCCGTGGACGTGGGCACCGGTTCGGGAATCCTGGCTGTCGCGGCGGCGCTGCTGGGTGCCGCGGTGGTCTGGGCGGTGGATGAAGACCCGCTGGCCGTGCGCACGGCCGCCGAAAACGTGGCCCGCCACAACCTTACGGGCCGGGTGCGGGTCCGGAGCGGCAACCTGTTGGACGAACTGTCGGAACCGGCCGACCTGGTGGTGGCGAACATCGTGGCCGAGGTGCTGGCCGAGTTGTGCCCGGCCGCGGCCACCGCGCTGGAGCCGGGAGGCGTGTTTATTTTCAGCGGCATTCTGGACCAGCGGGAAGACATAGTCCGCCGGGCGCTGGCCGCCGACGGTTTTCGAGTCGAGTCCCGCCTGGCGGAAGGGGAATGGGTGGCCCTGGCGGGGGTGAAAGAGTGAGAATCCCGCGCGTTTTTGTGCCTCCCAGCCACTGGCGGGGCCGGGAGGAAGCCTGGATCACGGGGGAGGACGCCCGGCACCTGACCAGGGTACTGCGGCTGGCCGCCGGGTCCAAAGTGCTCCTGCTGGACGGGTCGGGCCGGGCATATGCGGCCGAGATCCGGGAGGTGGACCGGGAGGGGGTGAGGGCCCTGGTCACCGGCCCCGCGGAACTGCCGGCCGACCCCGGGCTGCGGGTGACCTTGGTGCCGTCCCTGGCCAAGGGCGAGCGGATGGATGACCTGGTGCAAAAAGCGACCGAGGTCGGGGTGGCGGCCATAGTGCCGGTTGTCTCCGAACGGACGGTGGTGCGCCTGACGCCCGAGAAGGCCGGCTGGCGCGTGGAACGCTGGCGCCGCATTGCCACCGAAGCCGCCGAGCAGTGCCGGCGGCCCCTGATACCCGAAATCCATCCGGTCTGCCGGTTTGAAGAAGCCCTGGGGCTGGTGCCCGCCGGGGGTGCGGCCTTTTTCCTCTGGGAGGAGGAGCGCGGCACAGGACTGAAAGAAGCCCTGCGCTCCAGGCCGCCGGCCCGTGAAGTGTTCCTGTTCACCGGCCCGGAGGGCGGCTTCACGCCCGAAGAGGCGGCCGCGGCCGCCGCCCGCGGCGCGGTTTCCGTTTCCTTGGGCCCACGCCTCCTGCGGACGGACACCGCCGGTGTGGTGGCCGCAACGCTGGTGCTCTACGAGTGGGGCGACATCGGTTAGCACCGGAGCTGCGGCACCATCGGAAGGATGAAAATACCCCTCACCCTGACCCTCTCCCAGAGGGAGAGGGGATTTTCAGGGTAGAGTTGGAGAATTGAGATAAAACCATGAAGAAGGTCGCTTTCCACACACTGGGCTGCAAAGTCAACCAGGCCGAAACGCAGGGTCTGGCCGCCCTTTTCCGGGACCGCGGCTATGAGGTCGTCCCTTTCGAGGAAACGGCCGACGTATACGTGGTGAACACCTGTACGGTCACCGGTGAGTCGGACCGCAAGTCACGGCAGATCGTGCGCCGGGCGGTGCGCGCCAACCCCGAGGCACTGGTCGTGGTGACGGGCTGTTACGCCCAGGTGGCGCCCGAAGAGGTGGGCGCCATTCCCGGAGTAAGCTTGGTGGTCGGTACGTCCGGACGGGGGCGGATCGTGGACCTGGTGGAGCAGGCCGCCGCCGAAAAAAAGGGGCCTGGCCCCTTTTTTG
The sequence above is drawn from the Bacillota bacterium genome and encodes:
- the dnaK gene encoding molecular chaperone DnaK, with product MSKIIGIDLGTTNSCMAVMEGGEAVVMPNAEGGRTTPSVVGFSKTGERLVGQVAKRQAISNPERTVTSIKRYMGTEHKVRIDGNEYSPQEISAMILQKMKTDAEAYLGGKVERAVITVPAYFSDSQRQATKDAGRIAGLKVERIINEPTAAALAYGLDKEEDQTILVFDLGGGTFDVSILELGEGVFEVKATSGNNRLGGDDFDQRVVDWITAEFKKDSGIDLSRDRMAMQRLREAAEKAKVELSSVVNTNINLPFITADAEGPKHLDLNLSRARFDELTADLIEMTMGPTRQAMQDAGLEPKQIDKILLVGGATRMPSVQEAVKKFFGKEPHKGINPDECVAIGAAIQAGVLTGEVKDVVLLDVTPLSLGIETLGGVFTRIIERNTTIPTARSQTFTTAADNQPSVEIHVLQGERQMAAGNKTLGRFNLVGIPPAPRGIPQIEVTFDIDVNGIVSVSAKDLGTGKSQSITITGSTGLSSAEIDRLVKEAEQFAEDDRKRREEVEIRNNADALVYQSEKTLKEHRDQADPAQVSELEQAVGRLKQALEGQDTERIKREAENLTGPLHAFTAAMYQKQAQQQEAGPEPEAGKDKEDKDKTVDADYEVK
- the dnaJ gene encoding molecular chaperone DnaJ → MSKRDYYEVLGVARDASQDDIKKAYRKLARKYHPDANKEDPQAADKFKEIAEAAAVLGDPERRAQYDRFGHAGPEGQGFNFEDIFRGGFGGFGGFGDIFEMFFGERQPRYGPQRGQDLRYDLRLAFREAVFGAEREIRIPRTEACERCDGSGAAPGTHPRTCPLCRGQGQVSVSQQTPFGRFVQTRPCERCRGAGRIVETPCPECRGAGQVRQMRSLKVKVPAGVDGDFRLRLVGEGEAGARGGPPGDLYVYIHVDADEFFEREGHQIHCELPVSFVQAALGDEVEVPTLDGPTTIRIPEGTQTGTVFRLRGRGVPHLNGGGRGDQMVRVRVITPTRLNDKQKDILREFGRDAGSKLHAEEKGFFKKIKDAFMG
- the prmA gene encoding 50S ribosomal protein L11 methyltransferase, which encodes MFWLEIEVTVADEHRDAVSNVFFELGSGVQEEPASIHSGAAVIRGWFPVGDRQLQQKVVLLRRRVEAITGPPARMEVRRASDRDWATAWREGLKPFRVGERLVVKPTWEEWEPGPEDLVIEIDPGLAFGCGTHPTTAMCLKLLERYVRPGMVAVDVGTGSGILAVAAALLGAAVVWAVDEDPLAVRTAAENVARHNLTGRVRVRSGNLLDELSEPADLVVANIVAEVLAELCPAAATALEPGGVFIFSGILDQREDIVRRALAADGFRVESRLAEGEWVALAGVKE
- a CDS encoding 16S rRNA (uracil(1498)-N(3))-methyltransferase, giving the protein MRIPRVFVPPSHWRGREEAWITGEDARHLTRVLRLAAGSKVLLLDGSGRAYAAEIREVDREGVRALVTGPAELPADPGLRVTLVPSLAKGERMDDLVQKATEVGVAAIVPVVSERTVVRLTPEKAGWRVERWRRIATEAAEQCRRPLIPEIHPVCRFEEALGLVPAGGAAFFLWEEERGTGLKEALRSRPPAREVFLFTGPEGGFTPEEAAAAAARGAVSVSLGPRLLRTDTAGVVAATLVLYEWGDIG